Proteins from a genomic interval of Bradyrhizobium sp. CCBAU 53340:
- a CDS encoding GMC family oxidoreductase: MYDVIVVGGGSAGAAVAARLSEDAARRVLLLEAGLDWRADEAPWEVRTPNPIPIIHKREYQEKWQWPDLLTRRVAGQEPRFYWRGKGLGGSSMMNGQIAIHGVADAFDEWAASGCTGWSAREVMPLFSVIEDDLEFGDTAGHGRGGPLPVYRAPPEKWGPIDRGLRDAALASGYPWCADLNGRDGEGVACYPINSRDGRRITTNEGYLEPARSRANLEIRGKTLVDRVLIRDNRATGLRVHTDGQGTSEISARQIVLCAGAIHSPAILLRSGIGPAAELKAMGIAVERDLPVGRHFFDHPLFRATIQLHENLRPTDPDTRHTNCCVTYSSGLANGGKRDMILIAFNHRGIGMPGAIGAGLFNAYSRGTLKLASTDPGVDPIVEENMLADPRDMLRMMDAVKRLAVITSQPALGGIADWIRLTDTDLTLPQAAALPDHELDALLRRETGDIQHAAGSCRMSGVNDADGVVNPDGSVKGISGLRVADASIMPSDCRANTHLTTVVIGEAIARMMMR, encoded by the coding sequence ATGTACGATGTCATTGTTGTCGGCGGCGGCTCGGCCGGCGCCGCGGTTGCGGCACGGCTCTCCGAAGATGCTGCACGGCGCGTCCTGCTGTTGGAGGCGGGCCTCGACTGGCGCGCTGACGAGGCGCCCTGGGAAGTCAGGACGCCGAACCCGATCCCGATCATTCACAAGCGCGAATATCAGGAGAAATGGCAGTGGCCGGATCTCTTGACGCGCCGGGTGGCAGGGCAGGAGCCGCGCTTCTACTGGCGCGGCAAGGGGCTCGGCGGCTCATCGATGATGAATGGCCAGATCGCCATCCACGGCGTCGCCGATGCGTTCGACGAGTGGGCTGCCAGTGGCTGCACCGGCTGGTCGGCCAGGGAGGTGATGCCGCTCTTCTCCGTGATCGAGGACGATCTGGAATTTGGCGATACCGCAGGTCACGGCCGCGGCGGACCGTTACCGGTCTATCGCGCGCCGCCGGAGAAGTGGGGCCCGATTGATCGCGGCTTGCGCGATGCGGCGTTGGCAAGCGGCTATCCCTGGTGCGCCGATCTCAACGGTCGTGATGGCGAGGGCGTCGCCTGCTATCCCATCAACAGCCGCGACGGCCGCCGCATCACCACCAACGAGGGGTATCTCGAGCCCGCTCGCAGCCGCGCCAATCTGGAAATCCGGGGCAAGACGCTGGTCGATCGCGTGCTGATCCGCGACAACAGGGCGACGGGCCTCCGCGTTCATACCGATGGGCAGGGCACCAGCGAGATCAGCGCGCGCCAGATCGTGCTGTGCGCCGGCGCGATCCACAGCCCGGCGATCCTGCTGCGCTCGGGCATTGGACCCGCGGCCGAGTTGAAGGCAATGGGTATCGCGGTTGAGCGCGATTTGCCGGTCGGCCGCCACTTCTTCGACCATCCGCTGTTTCGTGCCACGATTCAGCTCCACGAAAATCTGCGGCCGACCGATCCTGACACCCGCCACACCAATTGCTGCGTGACCTATTCCTCGGGCCTCGCCAATGGCGGCAAGCGCGACATGATCCTGATTGCGTTCAACCATCGCGGCATCGGCATGCCCGGAGCGATCGGCGCCGGTCTGTTCAACGCCTATTCGCGCGGAACGCTCAAGCTGGCTTCGACCGATCCAGGTGTCGATCCCATCGTCGAGGAGAACATGCTCGCCGATCCCCGTGACATGCTGCGCATGATGGACGCGGTGAAGCGGCTCGCCGTCATCACCTCGCAGCCGGCGCTTGGGGGCATCGCCGACTGGATCAGGCTGACCGACACGGACTTGACATTGCCGCAGGCAGCCGCGCTTCCGGATCACGAGCTGGATGCATTGTTGCGGCGTGAGACCGGAGACATCCAGCACGCCGCCGGGAGCTGCCGCATGAGCGGCGTCAATGATGCCGATGGCGTCGTCAATCCCGATGGTTCGGTGAAGGGCATCTCGGGCCTGCGCGTCGCCGACGCCTCGATCATGCCGTCCGACTGCCGCGCCAATACGCACCTCACGACGGTGGTGATCGGGGAAGCCATTGCGCGGATGATGATGCGGTAG
- a CDS encoding chromate resistance protein ChrB domain-containing protein — protein sequence MPTFTTISSDKLARLIGTANAPVLIDVRTEEDFAADRRLIPGSIKLSHSNVPDWGGDFAGRRTIVSCLRGEKLAQGTAAWLRQLGAEAEALEGGFEGWKAAKLPLLDTRKLPPRDAKGRTVWVTRARPKVDRIACPWLIRRFVDPNAVFLYVTPSEVVGVSERFNAAPFDIENVFWSHRGELCTFDVMIEEFGIATPALLRLATLVRGADTARPDLAPEAPGLLAASLGLSRMFDDDLEQLEAGMLLYDAFYRWCRDATAETHNWPTNKVKA from the coding sequence ATGCCTACTTTCACGACTATCTCGTCCGATAAATTGGCGCGCCTGATTGGCACGGCCAATGCTCCTGTCCTGATCGACGTGCGGACGGAGGAGGACTTTGCCGCCGACCGACGGCTGATCCCTGGCTCGATCAAGCTCAGCCACAGCAACGTTCCCGACTGGGGCGGCGACTTCGCCGGCCGCCGGACCATCGTCTCCTGCCTGCGCGGTGAAAAGCTGGCACAAGGCACGGCGGCCTGGCTCCGCCAGCTCGGCGCCGAAGCCGAAGCGCTGGAGGGCGGCTTTGAGGGCTGGAAGGCGGCCAAATTGCCGCTGCTCGACACCCGCAAGCTGCCGCCACGCGACGCCAAAGGACGCACGGTCTGGGTGACGCGGGCGCGCCCGAAGGTCGATCGTATCGCCTGTCCCTGGCTGATCCGTCGCTTCGTCGACCCCAACGCGGTGTTCCTCTACGTGACACCGTCCGAGGTCGTCGGGGTCAGCGAGCGCTTCAACGCAGCCCCCTTCGACATCGAGAACGTGTTCTGGAGTCACCGCGGCGAGCTCTGCACCTTCGACGTCATGATCGAGGAGTTCGGGATCGCGACTCCGGCCCTGCTGCGGCTGGCCACGCTGGTGCGCGGCGCCGACACGGCAAGACCGGACCTGGCGCCGGAGGCGCCCGGCCTGCTCGCGGCCTCGCTCGGGCTGTCGCGGATGTTCGACGACGACCTCGAACAGCTCGAGGCCGGCATGCTGCTCTACGACGCCTTCTATCGCTGGTGCCGCGACGCCACGGCCGAGACCCACAACTGGCCGACCAACAAGGTGAAGGCGTAA
- a CDS encoding N-acyl homoserine lactonase family protein, whose product MTRKISLALAIAALALSVQAAFAQKPGVEKLYILNCGEGVAGDIGRWSPGVNEGKSMDFVDTCYLIKHSQGWFLWDTGIPDAVAAMPNGLAPADPKAVTWRRPKTLASQLEQIGVKPVDIKAMAVSHTHPDHIGNVEMFPQATLYVQKVEYDWPGANNEPRFKPSHPVELLAGDKDVFGDGSLIILSTPGHTPGHQSLLVKLPKTGAVVLSGDAVHFKDNWDNRRVPSMNTNKELTATSMQKIAETLDKEKAQLWINHDKAQRDTQKMSPEFYD is encoded by the coding sequence ATGACACGCAAGATCTCGCTCGCGCTCGCCATCGCCGCACTGGCGCTGTCCGTCCAGGCTGCGTTCGCGCAAAAACCGGGCGTCGAAAAGCTCTATATCCTCAATTGCGGGGAGGGTGTTGCCGGCGACATCGGGCGCTGGTCGCCCGGGGTGAATGAAGGCAAGTCGATGGACTTCGTCGACACCTGTTACCTCATCAAGCACAGCCAGGGCTGGTTCCTTTGGGATACGGGTATCCCTGACGCCGTCGCGGCGATGCCGAACGGACTCGCGCCTGCCGATCCCAAGGCCGTGACCTGGAGGCGGCCGAAGACGCTCGCCTCGCAGCTCGAGCAGATCGGCGTCAAGCCGGTTGATATCAAGGCGATGGCCGTGTCGCATACGCATCCCGACCACATCGGCAACGTCGAGATGTTCCCGCAGGCGACGCTCTACGTGCAGAAGGTCGAATACGACTGGCCGGGCGCCAACAACGAGCCGCGCTTCAAGCCTTCGCATCCGGTCGAGCTGCTCGCGGGCGACAAGGACGTGTTCGGCGACGGCAGCCTGATCATCCTGTCGACGCCCGGCCACACGCCGGGACACCAGTCGTTGCTGGTGAAATTGCCGAAGACCGGTGCAGTGGTCCTCTCAGGCGATGCCGTTCACTTCAAGGACAATTGGGACAATCGCCGCGTTCCCAGCATGAACACCAACAAGGAACTGACCGCGACCTCGATGCAGAAGATTGCCGAGACGCTCGACAAGGAGAAGGCGCAGCTCTGGATCAACCACGACAAGGCCCAGCGCGACACGCAGAAGATGTCGCCGGAATTTTACGACTAG
- a CDS encoding DMT family transporter codes for MEWLGVAIALVSSSIGGTAAAITRYLVGGADPVMLAILRWGIGFLCLLPCALLLRVRWPQRSDYPAVIALGICFFGLFFILYNIAVSYTTAARASLALATLPLHTMVVGAILGVERLTARKIVGVGIAVLGVAAALAVGLAQSPPGSWRGELIMTGAVFCMAFYNVLSRPLMQRSSALGFLTVGMGAGAVVLVVAGLMKGSFAALDHFTTAQWIAGLYLGAGGGALAFILWVMALARATPTRVANTMTVNPIAATLLAALLIGEPITPNLLIGLVAVFAGIWIATSQPKSA; via the coding sequence GTGGAGTGGCTCGGGGTCGCGATCGCGCTTGTCTCGAGCAGCATCGGTGGCACCGCCGCGGCGATCACCCGCTATCTCGTCGGTGGCGCCGATCCGGTCATGCTTGCGATCCTGCGTTGGGGGATCGGCTTTCTCTGCCTGCTGCCTTGCGCGCTGCTGCTCCGCGTGCGTTGGCCGCAGCGCTCCGACTACCCCGCCGTGATAGCGCTCGGCATCTGCTTCTTCGGCCTGTTCTTCATTCTTTACAATATCGCGGTGTCCTACACGACCGCTGCCCGCGCGAGTCTCGCGCTGGCGACGCTGCCGCTTCACACCATGGTGGTTGGTGCCATTCTCGGCGTCGAGCGGCTGACCGCACGCAAGATCGTCGGTGTCGGCATCGCCGTGCTCGGCGTGGCGGCGGCGCTGGCTGTGGGTCTGGCACAGAGTCCCCCCGGTTCCTGGCGCGGCGAGCTGATCATGACCGGCGCGGTGTTCTGCATGGCGTTCTACAACGTGCTGTCGCGCCCGCTGATGCAGCGCTCCAGCGCGCTCGGCTTTCTCACGGTCGGCATGGGCGCTGGTGCCGTGGTGCTGGTCGTTGCCGGGCTCATGAAAGGCAGTTTTGCCGCGCTCGATCACTTCACGACGGCGCAGTGGATTGCCGGACTCTATCTCGGCGCTGGCGGCGGCGCGCTCGCTTTCATCCTCTGGGTCATGGCGCTGGCGCGGGCGACGCCGACGCGCGTCGCCAATACGATGACGGTCAACCCGATCGCGGCGACCTTGCTGGCGGCGTTGCTGATCGGCGAGCCGATCACGCCGAATCTCCTGATTGGGCTCGTCGCCGTGTTCGCCGGCATCTGGATCGCGACCAGCCAGCCGAAATCGGCCTAG
- a CDS encoding MFS transporter, producing MSQRQLPIILALGTTQTLAWASSYYLPALIADPMAHDLGISTNWIFGAFSASLVISAMLGPRIGRQIDLVGGRQVLSASNLTIAAGLVLLGVSQSVAVMTLAWFVLGMGMAMGLYDAAFAALGRIYGTEARRPITGITLMAGFASTVGWPLTAWGLAHIGWRETCFAWAAANIVIGLPLNFFILPAIKGAKQAAATAEKPHVPLDRTMILLAFVFAAVWTVTGAMAVHFPRILEAAGATHVEAIAAGALIGPAQVVARILEASVLSRFHPLWSTRLACITHPIGAAVVAIFGAPAASAFALLHGSGNGILTIARGTLPLSIFGPKDFGYRLGIIGAPARMAQAVAPLAFGLLIDVMGTKVLMVSSALSLSALAALFLIRAQRRPD from the coding sequence ATGAGCCAGCGCCAGCTTCCGATTATCCTCGCGCTCGGCACGACGCAGACCCTCGCCTGGGCTTCGAGCTATTATTTGCCGGCACTGATCGCCGATCCCATGGCGCATGACCTCGGCATTTCCACGAACTGGATCTTTGGCGCGTTCTCGGCCTCGCTCGTGATTTCCGCCATGCTGGGGCCGCGCATCGGCCGGCAGATCGACCTCGTCGGCGGGCGGCAGGTGCTGTCGGCCTCGAACCTCACCATTGCCGCCGGCCTCGTGCTGCTCGGCGTCTCGCAGTCGGTCGCGGTCATGACATTGGCCTGGTTCGTGCTCGGCATGGGCATGGCGATGGGGCTTTACGACGCCGCCTTCGCCGCGCTGGGCCGCATCTACGGCACCGAAGCCCGCAGGCCCATCACCGGCATCACGCTGATGGCCGGCTTTGCCTCGACCGTCGGCTGGCCCCTCACCGCCTGGGGATTGGCCCATATCGGCTGGCGCGAGACCTGCTTCGCCTGGGCCGCCGCCAACATCGTGATCGGCCTGCCCCTCAATTTCTTCATACTGCCGGCGATCAAGGGCGCCAAGCAGGCCGCGGCGACAGCGGAGAAGCCGCACGTGCCGCTCGACCGCACCATGATCCTGCTCGCCTTTGTCTTTGCCGCAGTCTGGACCGTCACCGGCGCCATGGCCGTGCATTTCCCGCGGATCCTGGAGGCAGCCGGCGCGACGCATGTCGAGGCGATCGCGGCTGGCGCGCTGATCGGTCCGGCGCAGGTGGTAGCACGTATTCTCGAAGCGAGCGTCCTCAGCCGCTTCCATCCGCTGTGGTCAACGCGACTCGCCTGCATCACCCACCCGATCGGCGCCGCCGTCGTCGCCATTTTCGGCGCGCCTGCGGCGAGCGCCTTTGCGCTGCTGCACGGCTCCGGCAACGGCATTTTGACGATCGCCCGCGGGACGTTGCCGCTGTCGATCTTCGGCCCGAAGGATTTCGGCTATCGCCTCGGCATCATCGGTGCCCCCGCGCGGATGGCCCAAGCCGTGGCGCCGCTGGCTTTCGGCCTCTTGATCGACGTCATGGGCACCAAGGTGCTGATGGTCTCGTCGGCACTCAGCCTGTCGGCGCTTGCCGCGCTATTCCTGATCCGCGCACAGCGGCGGCCGGATTGA
- a CDS encoding adenylate/guanylate cyclase domain-containing protein — protein MQLTSRLALMNWLAGQGLTGLPEPELLRGFCERCRAEGLELSRGLVVIDTLHPIYEGRAFRWSDTPSNESDVHEYGSTAEGDAAKNWRRSVFYHLLEHGHDEMVIDLADAPSLDFSQIGELAENGHRHFLAFVHRFGESGALGQMDCLYSYWTTRRDDGFTEAELAALRDLVPVLGLAIKSAQQVDIVRTLGRVYLGRDASEQVLRGRISRGVTERIKAVLWYSDLRGSTGISESIGPDEIIPFLNDYAQAVIDAIHEAGGDVLKLIGDGVLAMFWGEDMADARRAALRAEHLFRQNVAALNARRAAEGRPITSAYIGLHVGEVFYGNIGSEDRLDFTVVGPTVNEVSRIASMSRSVDRELLASAEFYKGLDAAGRRYLVSTGRYALRGIGRAQDLYTLDPEVDASEPVTGSYERYLAN, from the coding sequence ATGCAACTCACCTCCCGCCTTGCGTTGATGAACTGGCTGGCCGGCCAGGGGCTCACCGGCCTTCCTGAACCCGAGCTCCTGCGCGGTTTCTGCGAGCGCTGCCGCGCCGAGGGGCTGGAACTCTCGCGCGGGCTCGTCGTCATCGATACGCTGCATCCGATCTACGAGGGTCGCGCTTTCCGCTGGAGCGACACGCCGTCCAACGAGAGCGACGTCCACGAATACGGCTCGACGGCGGAGGGTGATGCGGCCAAGAACTGGCGCCGCTCGGTGTTCTATCATCTGCTCGAGCATGGTCACGACGAGATGGTAATCGATCTTGCCGACGCGCCCTCGCTTGATTTTTCGCAGATCGGCGAGCTCGCCGAAAACGGTCACCGCCATTTCCTGGCCTTCGTGCACCGCTTCGGCGAGAGTGGTGCGCTCGGGCAGATGGATTGCCTCTACTCTTACTGGACGACGCGGCGCGACGATGGCTTTACCGAAGCCGAGCTCGCCGCGCTACGCGATCTCGTGCCGGTGCTGGGGCTTGCGATCAAATCGGCGCAGCAGGTCGACATCGTGCGGACTCTGGGGCGGGTCTATCTCGGGCGCGATGCCTCCGAGCAGGTGCTGCGCGGGCGCATCTCGCGCGGTGTCACCGAGCGCATCAAGGCCGTGCTCTGGTATTCGGACCTGCGCGGCTCGACCGGAATTAGCGAGAGCATCGGCCCGGACGAGATCATCCCGTTCCTCAATGATTATGCCCAGGCCGTGATCGATGCGATCCACGAGGCCGGCGGCGACGTGCTGAAGCTGATCGGCGACGGCGTGCTGGCGATGTTCTGGGGAGAGGACATGGCGGACGCGCGGCGGGCCGCGCTGCGGGCCGAGCATCTGTTCCGCCAGAACGTCGCGGCGTTGAACGCACGCCGGGCAGCGGAGGGCCGTCCCATCACGTCGGCCTATATCGGCCTGCATGTAGGTGAGGTCTTTTACGGCAATATCGGCAGCGAGGATCGGCTCGATTTCACCGTGGTGGGGCCGACCGTGAACGAGGTCAGCCGGATCGCTTCGATGAGTCGTTCGGTCGATCGCGAACTGCTGGCGTCAGCTGAGTTCTACAAGGGCCTCGATGCCGCCGGCCGCCGCTACCTCGTCTCCACCGGCCGTTACGCGCTGCGCGGCATCGGCCGCGCGCAGGATCTCTATACACTCGACCCTGAAGTCGACGCGAGCGAGCCGGTAACGGGGAGCTACGAGCGCTATCTGGCCAACTAG
- a CDS encoding MFS transporter yields the protein MSNAPRLPDTFNRLAWSNLAAQSAEQIALAAAPIVAVLTLGVAEGQTGLLQTALTLPFVLFAIPAGLLADRISRRLLMAGAEALRAGALAAIVLLLAFGALNLPLLALLGFAAVCGTVVYSVAAPALVPSLVSAELLPAANARIELARTIAFASGPALGGALVGWWGASPAFGFAAALSAIAVVLLSGLYEPVRAPTPRRHPFQDIREGAGFVFHHPLLRPVFITQFIFNTGWFLQIAVFVPYAVRHLGLTAAGVGTVLTMYGVGMVIGALFATRVMKRIAFGTVVGLGPVTGFVAAAVMALTVLVPSPWLAGLSFFLLGVGPILWVISTTTLRQSVTPPRLLGRVSAINIMSYGARPVGSALGAIVGGFYGAEACLYLAAAVFGVQALVIWMSPAVALDQQPDMVGDEAAAQC from the coding sequence ATGTCAAATGCCCCTCGCCTCCCCGACACTTTCAACCGGCTCGCCTGGTCCAATCTTGCAGCCCAGTCGGCCGAGCAGATCGCGCTGGCCGCGGCCCCCATCGTCGCCGTGTTGACGCTGGGCGTCGCCGAGGGCCAGACCGGCCTGCTCCAGACCGCCCTCACCCTGCCCTTCGTGCTGTTCGCGATTCCCGCCGGCCTGCTCGCTGACCGCATCTCCCGCCGCTTGCTGATGGCAGGTGCCGAGGCGCTACGCGCTGGGGCGCTGGCAGCAATCGTACTGCTGCTCGCGTTCGGCGCACTCAATCTGCCGCTGCTGGCGCTGCTCGGCTTTGCCGCCGTCTGCGGCACCGTGGTCTACAGCGTCGCCGCACCGGCGCTGGTGCCCTCGCTGGTGAGCGCGGAGCTGCTGCCGGCTGCGAATGCCCGCATCGAGCTTGCGCGCACCATCGCCTTTGCAAGCGGTCCTGCGCTCGGCGGCGCACTGGTGGGATGGTGGGGCGCGAGCCCGGCCTTCGGCTTTGCCGCGGCGCTCTCGGCGATCGCCGTGGTGCTGCTCTCCGGCCTCTACGAGCCCGTGCGTGCGCCTACCCCGCGACGCCATCCGTTCCAAGACATTCGCGAGGGCGCCGGTTTCGTCTTCCATCATCCGCTGCTGCGGCCGGTGTTTATCACCCAGTTCATCTTCAACACCGGTTGGTTCCTGCAGATCGCGGTGTTCGTGCCCTACGCGGTGCGTCATCTCGGCCTGACCGCCGCCGGTGTCGGCACCGTGCTGACGATGTACGGCGTCGGCATGGTGATCGGCGCGCTGTTCGCCACGCGCGTGATGAAGCGCATCGCCTTCGGCACCGTGGTCGGCCTCGGTCCGGTTACCGGCTTCGTCGCCGCTGCAGTGATGGCGCTGACGGTTCTGGTGCCCTCGCCCTGGCTTGCGGGCTTGAGCTTCTTCCTGCTCGGCGTCGGGCCGATCCTCTGGGTGATCTCGACCACGACGCTGCGCCAGTCGGTGACGCCGCCGCGCCTGCTCGGTCGCGTCTCCGCCATCAACATCATGAGCTACGGCGCCCGCCCGGTCGGCTCGGCGCTCGGCGCCATTGTCGGCGGATTCTACGGTGCCGAAGCATGCCTCTATCTCGCGGCCGCCGTGTTCGGCGTGCAGGCGCTGGTGATCTGGATGTCGCCCGCGGTGGCCCTCGACCAACAACCTGACATGGTCGGGGACGAAGCCGCGGCGCAGTGCTAG
- a CDS encoding Nramp family divalent metal transporter, whose protein sequence is MDARSPDLTQDLTEASAAGWRDDAPATKSLPEVNATVTIPTAGAWWRRLLAFVGPGYMVSVGYMDPGNWATDLAGGSKFGYTLLSVILLSNLMAILLQSLAARLGIVTDRDLAQACRATYSPAVNFLLWLACEAAIIACDLAEVIGTAIALKLLFGIPLIGGALIAALDAFLLLLLMNRGFRFLEAFVMALLAVIAVCFAIQIVAAAPPVAEVLRGFAPKSEIFTNSEMLYIAIGIIGATVMPHNLYLHSSIVQTRAYARNHEGRREAIKWATTDSTIALMLALFVNAAILVVAAATFHTRGHSDVAEIGQAFELLSPLLGLGIASTLFAVALLASGLNSTVTATLAGQIVMEGFLDLRLPSWARRLLTRGIAIVPVIVVTAIYGERGTADLLVFSQVVLSMQLPFAVIPLVRFVSDRRKMGQFAIAPYVAAVAWIVAGVIVILNLKLLADTLFG, encoded by the coding sequence ATGGATGCCCGATCGCCCGATCTGACCCAGGACCTGACAGAAGCCTCGGCCGCTGGTTGGCGCGATGATGCGCCCGCGACCAAGAGCCTGCCGGAGGTGAACGCCACGGTGACCATCCCGACGGCGGGAGCGTGGTGGCGGCGGCTGCTCGCCTTCGTGGGCCCGGGCTACATGGTCTCGGTCGGTTACATGGATCCCGGCAATTGGGCGACGGACCTCGCCGGCGGGTCGAAGTTCGGCTACACGCTGCTCTCGGTCATCCTGCTCTCGAACCTGATGGCGATCCTGCTGCAGTCGCTGGCGGCGCGGCTCGGCATCGTCACCGACCGCGACCTCGCGCAGGCCTGCCGCGCGACCTATTCGCCGGCGGTGAACTTCCTGCTCTGGCTCGCCTGCGAAGCGGCAATCATCGCCTGCGATCTCGCCGAGGTCATCGGCACTGCGATCGCGCTGAAACTTCTGTTCGGCATTCCGCTGATCGGCGGCGCGCTGATCGCCGCGCTCGATGCCTTCCTGCTGCTGCTCCTGATGAACCGCGGCTTCCGCTTCCTCGAGGCCTTCGTCATGGCGCTGCTCGCCGTGATCGCGGTCTGCTTCGCAATCCAGATCGTTGCTGCTGCGCCGCCGGTCGCGGAGGTGTTGCGCGGCTTTGCGCCGAAGAGCGAGATCTTCACCAATTCCGAGATGCTCTACATCGCGATCGGCATCATCGGTGCGACCGTTATGCCGCATAATCTCTATCTGCATTCCTCGATCGTGCAGACGCGCGCCTATGCGCGCAACCACGAGGGCCGCCGCGAAGCGATCAAATGGGCGACGACGGATTCCACGATCGCGCTGATGCTTGCGCTGTTCGTCAACGCCGCGATCCTCGTCGTCGCGGCAGCGACCTTCCACACCAGAGGTCATTCCGACGTCGCCGAGATCGGCCAGGCCTTCGAGCTGCTGTCGCCGCTGCTCGGCCTCGGCATCGCCTCGACGCTGTTCGCGGTGGCGCTGCTCGCCTCAGGCCTGAACTCGACGGTAACGGCAACGCTGGCCGGTCAGATCGTGATGGAGGGGTTCCTCGACTTGCGCCTGCCGAGCTGGGCGCGCCGCCTCTTGACGCGCGGCATTGCGATCGTTCCGGTGATCGTCGTCACCGCGATCTATGGCGAGCGCGGCACGGCCGATCTCTTGGTGTTCAGCCAGGTCGTGCTGTCGATGCAGTTGCCCTTCGCCGTCATCCCGCTGGTCCGCTTCGTCTCCGACCGCCGCAAGATGGGGCAGTTCGCGATTGCGCCGTACGTTGCTGCGGTCGCGTGGATCGTCGCGGGCGTGATCGTGATTTTGAATTTGAAGCTGCTGGCCGATACGCTGTTCGGGTGA